From the genome of Oenanthe melanoleuca isolate GR-GAL-2019-014 chromosome 23, OMel1.0, whole genome shotgun sequence:
tataagTATTTGTTGTCATTCTAAAGATGTCGCTCTGCTCCTTTCACAGGGGTTACAACATCGGTGTCCGGCTCATCGAGGACTTCCTGGCCCGTTCCAATGTTGGGAGATGCCACGATTTCCGTGAAACTGCTGATGTTATTGCAAAGGTAAATGTCCAAGCACAGCTTTGtcaggtttttggggggtttagTATGTGAGGATGGAATATTTGCTACTCACAGGACTGTTCTGAGAGTTTAATGAAGATTTtgggtagggaaaaaaaatgttttagtgCAAGTACTGCTGGCTGGTGGGAATTGGAAGAAAGGAGAGATGTTTGCAAACCCCTTGAGTAATTCTACAAAGATCAAAGCTGTGCTGTTGCTGCACCTGTTCTTGTTCCTCCTGTTTGCCACAACAGATTGCATTTAAGATGTACCTGGGCATCACTCCAAGCATCACCAACTGGAGTCCTGGAGGCGACGAGTTCTCCCTGATCTTAGAAAACAACCCCTTGGTGGACTTTGTGGAGCTCCCTGACAACCACTCCACCCTCATCTACTCCAACCTGCTCTGTGGGGTGCTGCGAGGTGCCCTGGAAATGGTGAGCCACAACTCCCTTCCCTTGGGATGGGTGTATGGATAGCCAGGTGTCAGGAGATACTTGAACTCTGGTCCGTGTTCATGACTTCTGGGTTTCCTTTGGATTTGAAATGCATTCCCAGGAGAAGGGCAGATCTGCAGGAGTACTTGGCTGCTGTCATGTGCGGCAACTGAGGCCCAGAGGTGGTGCCTGAGCCCCTTCAAGGACTTGCATCTCCCTGAGTTTGTATGAAGCTCCAAAATCCTCACTCTGTCAGCAACTGCTGTGAGCCTTAGCTGGGAATTGGTTGGGACAGGAGAACAGCTGTGTCTCAAATTTAGGACTATGTAGAACCCTGTATGTCATGTCCTTAAAGCCCTTAAGCTGATGCTCTGGGATCATTCAGtccctggagaagctgctgtgaAGAGGGAGTTAccagctgctctctgttccCTCTCTTAGGTGCAGATGGCTGTCGATGTGAAGTTTGTCCAGGACACGCTGAAGGGCGACAGCGTCACAGAAATACGGATGAAGTTCATCAGGAGGATTGAAGACAACCTTCCAGCTGGGGAGGAGTGAACCACAGCCCCATCTCCCTGGGGACTGGAGGGACCAGCTGGGTTTGGCCATTAGCTTTCCTCACAGATCCACAGGGatctcctgcccctgcacactCAGACTGACTCACTGACTGTCTCAGATGTTATTTTCTTCTACTCTCACTTCCATCCTCTGTAGAAGACAATTGTCTGGTTGGTGTTTATTTCCTAGGTTCATTCT
Proteins encoded in this window:
- the TRAPPC3 gene encoding trafficking protein particle complex subunit 3, encoding MSRQGGRGTENKKMNSELFTLTYGALVTQLCKDYENDDDVNKQLDKMGYNIGVRLIEDFLARSNVGRCHDFRETADVIAKIAFKMYLGITPSITNWSPGGDEFSLILENNPLVDFVELPDNHSTLIYSNLLCGVLRGALEMVQMAVDVKFVQDTLKGDSVTEIRMKFIRRIEDNLPAGEE